The Tripterygium wilfordii isolate XIE 37 chromosome 5, ASM1340144v1, whole genome shotgun sequence genome window below encodes:
- the LOC119998296 gene encoding CASP-like protein 5B2 — protein MGLQLLWSLGLACLDVYALRGKRDLQSPVLVSLFVVGDWVTSILSLAAACSSAGVAVLYAKDLHVCGKQLHLSCSRRLHVH, from the exons ATGGGGCTTCAATTGCTGTGGAGCTTAGGACTCGCCTGTCTTGATGTTTATGCTTTGAGGGGAAAGAGAGACCTTCAAAGTCCTGTTCTAGTTAGCCTGTTTGTTGTGGGAGATTGG GTTACATCTATATTATCACTTGCAGCTGCATGCTCTTCAGCTGGAGTTGCAGTTCTGTATGCAAAAGACTTACATGTTTGCGGGAAGCAATTGCATCTGTCCTGTAGTAG GAGGTTGCATGTTCATTGA